One stretch of Roseiconus lacunae DNA includes these proteins:
- a CDS encoding DUF1501 domain-containing protein — translation MNLNQTLFQSLPNRREMLQRCGFGIGSLAAATLLAEDSSDPGIQSPLSPRQPHFTPRAKHIIHVFANGGPSQVDTFDPKPALEKLHGKKLSDGKQRNRRTAGVAHASPFKFAKHGECGMEISELFPRLAGHADDLCLIRSMTTDIPNHEQALMMMNCGDMIRTMPSVGSWTLYGLGTENQSLPGYVVMCPGGLPTARAANWRSAFLPGVYQGMHVDTRNEDPTELVDNVQNETLVPKQQRRQLGLIQQLNRVHRASRSADPQLEARIESLELAFRMQGEALDAFDTTGEPEKIQQMYGTGLHGRQMLIARRLVERGVRYVQVYHGAGQPWDSHQNIKGGHQRLASETDQPLAALLSDLKRLDLLDETLVIFGGEMGRTPTVQLPVTAKVGRDHHHRGFSYMLAGGGTKRGYVHGTTEETGLDVVEDEVHVHDFHATLLHLLGFDHERLTYRYAGRDFRLTDVHGKVVQDIIA, via the coding sequence ATGAATCTTAACCAGACGCTTTTTCAATCGTTGCCGAATCGCCGTGAGATGTTGCAGCGGTGTGGATTTGGGATCGGTTCACTCGCAGCGGCAACGCTGCTTGCGGAGGATTCATCGGACCCGGGCATTCAGAGCCCGCTCTCGCCTCGGCAGCCGCACTTTACGCCTCGAGCAAAACATATCATCCATGTGTTTGCCAACGGTGGCCCGTCACAGGTTGACACGTTTGATCCGAAGCCTGCATTGGAAAAGCTGCACGGTAAAAAGCTTTCCGACGGCAAGCAACGCAATCGACGAACCGCCGGTGTTGCACATGCTTCGCCATTCAAGTTCGCGAAGCATGGCGAGTGTGGGATGGAGATCAGTGAGCTGTTTCCACGGCTTGCCGGTCATGCCGATGACTTGTGTTTGATTCGTTCGATGACAACTGACATTCCGAATCACGAACAAGCTCTGATGATGATGAATTGTGGTGACATGATTCGTACGATGCCTTCGGTCGGTTCCTGGACCCTGTATGGACTCGGGACGGAAAATCAATCATTGCCCGGTTACGTGGTGATGTGTCCCGGCGGTTTGCCGACGGCGCGGGCGGCAAATTGGCGAAGTGCGTTTCTGCCAGGCGTCTACCAAGGCATGCACGTCGATACCCGCAATGAAGATCCGACAGAATTGGTCGACAACGTTCAAAATGAAACGTTGGTCCCCAAGCAGCAGCGAAGGCAGTTGGGTTTGATTCAGCAATTGAACCGAGTTCATCGGGCGTCCCGAAGTGCGGATCCGCAGCTCGAGGCGAGGATCGAATCACTCGAGCTTGCCTTCCGAATGCAAGGCGAAGCACTTGACGCTTTCGACACCACGGGAGAGCCAGAGAAAATTCAGCAGATGTATGGCACCGGACTTCATGGCCGACAGATGTTGATCGCCCGTCGGCTGGTCGAACGTGGTGTTCGCTATGTACAGGTCTACCATGGGGCCGGGCAGCCTTGGGATTCACATCAAAATATCAAAGGTGGTCACCAGCGGTTGGCCAGTGAGACCGATCAGCCGCTCGCCGCTTTATTGAGCGACCTGAAACGTTTGGATTTGCTGGATGAAACATTGGTCATCTTCGGCGGCGAAATGGGGCGCACGCCAACCGTCCAGTTGCCGGTGACCGCAAAAGTCGGACGCGATCATCATCACCGTGGGTTCAGCTACATGCTGGCAGGTGGTGGCACCAAACGCGGTTACGTGCATGGCACGACGGAAGAGACCGGTCTCGATGTGGTCGAGGATGAAGTGCACGTCCATGATTTTCATGCGACGCTGTTACACTTGCTTGGGTTTGATCACGAGCGTTTGACGTATCGTTATGCCGGCCGCGATTTCCGTCTGACGGACGTCCATGGCAAGGTGGTCCAAGACATCATCGCGTGA
- a CDS encoding sigma-54-dependent transcriptional regulator, whose product MHVLYADDETTLQTLMKNQLEKLGHSVVVCPDGETAVAALEREPFDCLIVDLDMPGMKGAEVIQRATKIRPDMESVVITGKPDLQSALTAIENHVFAFVTKPCSFKQIKSLLSEVYHRLSRSRRLAALEHRVRQTDGDGQLVGEGEAMDRVRRVIEKVAPTDSTVMIRGETGCGKELVARAVHAASLRASEPMVSINCGALPENLIESELFGHVKGAFTGADNARVGLFEVADGGTIFLDEIGELPLTMQAKLLRVLETGDIRRLGNNQSKRVDVRVICATHRDLEKMVQEDQFREDLMFRINTFEVHVPALRERPEDIMPLAAHLLRRHRSDCDGADCFTDEAKSELLAHKWPGNVRELANVVEHAAILCDKLPIDAEHLPRHFSRRQLRSEIRDSGPMTIREMELLAIERAVERHGGDKKTAAEELGISVKTLYNKLNSAEEKAA is encoded by the coding sequence ATGCACGTCTTGTACGCCGACGACGAGACGACGCTTCAAACCCTGATGAAAAACCAGCTCGAAAAACTCGGGCACAGCGTTGTCGTCTGCCCTGATGGCGAAACGGCAGTCGCGGCGCTCGAACGCGAACCATTTGATTGCTTAATCGTCGATTTGGACATGCCCGGCATGAAGGGTGCCGAAGTCATCCAGCGAGCCACGAAGATCCGTCCCGATATGGAATCGGTGGTGATCACCGGCAAGCCGGATTTACAATCCGCACTGACGGCGATCGAAAATCATGTGTTTGCGTTTGTCACTAAGCCGTGCAGCTTTAAGCAGATCAAATCGCTGCTGAGCGAGGTCTACCACCGGTTGTCCCGATCCCGAAGGCTCGCTGCCCTAGAACACCGCGTACGCCAAACCGACGGCGACGGTCAACTGGTAGGCGAAGGCGAGGCAATGGATCGGGTACGACGGGTGATCGAAAAGGTCGCCCCGACCGACAGCACCGTGATGATCCGTGGCGAGACGGGTTGCGGAAAAGAGTTGGTCGCCCGCGCCGTTCATGCCGCCAGCCTACGCGCTTCCGAACCAATGGTCTCGATTAATTGCGGGGCACTCCCAGAAAACTTGATCGAAAGTGAATTATTCGGGCATGTCAAAGGTGCGTTCACCGGCGCCGATAACGCCCGCGTCGGATTATTCGAGGTCGCCGATGGCGGCACGATCTTCTTGGACGAAATCGGGGAACTGCCACTGACGATGCAAGCCAAGTTACTGCGCGTCTTGGAAACCGGAGACATCCGCCGACTCGGAAACAACCAGTCCAAACGAGTCGACGTACGCGTGATTTGCGCGACCCACCGAGACCTTGAAAAAATGGTGCAAGAGGACCAATTCCGCGAAGACTTGATGTTCCGGATCAATACATTTGAAGTCCATGTCCCGGCCCTTCGGGAACGCCCCGAAGACATCATGCCGTTAGCCGCGCACTTGCTCCGACGTCATCGATCAGATTGCGACGGGGCCGACTGTTTCACCGATGAAGCAAAGTCCGAACTGCTCGCACACAAGTGGCCGGGCAACGTCCGCGAATTGGCAAACGTTGTCGAGCACGCGGCGATCCTGTGTGACAAACTTCCCATCGATGCCGAACACTTGCCTCGACATTTCAGCCGGCGTCAGCTGCGAAGCGAGATTCGGGATTCCGGGCCAATGACGATTCGCGAGATGGAACTACTCGCGATCGAACGCGCCGTCGAACGACACGGAGGTGACAAGAAAACGGCTGCCGAAGAATTGGGAATCAGCGTCAAAACACTTTACAACAAGCTGAACTCTGCCGAAGAAAAAGCCGCGTGA
- a CDS encoding sensor histidine kinase, translated as MHGWKIRTKMIAVLCLLSIAIGALVLSSWSQMSRDRLLAIEIGDLNKDFDYASGLVRWSEGLHRSYFDFDDLVSSTAKPGNEPHLIPRRPISEEIADAMTNVDFNFEQLHRALDTYRTEISRYADSGSQSSVPFNRAAQAKQLALTRDQLDHAHRDWQSLKGVERDSFFMSYYSADLSEKIPQLHKGINSHFGSIKNAMGGVENLVNTEHRAKRRTFWILTLVAFSMILTLAWMFWTSIVVPFRTLIKGSELIANGHHKHQILLGTNDELGLMAETINQITNGFNEAVANATNARIRAEQEVRERTREVIQNEQLASVGFLAAGVAHEINNPLGAIAWSAEALEETLEELTDDERDRIGDSLLDELRTNLGLIQSEAFRCKGITERLLSFARLSNTSREVEDLCDLVQRVISMVAKVGKYRCKTIEVHASRKIRAYCNAQEIQQVVLNLVSNALESVDTDGRVDVYVRDEYDRFHSQYHAVVSVEDDGCGMTQDVMDHLFEPFFTRRRDNSGTGLGLSISARIVSLHHGSLTAHSDGEGCGSKMVLRLPIEAPKEIPAPASNTLAIAPPSESDSETTREDVEKVARM; from the coding sequence ATGCACGGGTGGAAAATTCGCACCAAAATGATCGCGGTATTGTGCTTGCTTTCAATCGCGATCGGTGCCTTGGTACTCAGCAGTTGGTCTCAGATGTCCCGCGATCGGTTGCTAGCGATCGAAATCGGTGACTTGAACAAGGATTTCGACTATGCGAGCGGCTTGGTCCGCTGGAGTGAAGGCCTCCATCGCTCTTATTTTGATTTCGACGATCTCGTCAGTTCGACCGCCAAGCCCGGCAACGAACCGCATTTGATCCCGCGGCGTCCGATCAGCGAGGAGATCGCCGATGCGATGACCAACGTCGATTTTAACTTCGAACAACTTCACCGTGCCCTGGACACCTATCGCACCGAAATCTCGCGTTATGCGGATTCGGGTTCGCAATCATCGGTCCCGTTCAACCGTGCCGCGCAAGCCAAACAACTGGCGTTAACCCGCGACCAACTTGACCATGCGCACCGCGACTGGCAAAGCCTAAAAGGCGTCGAACGCGATTCGTTCTTCATGTCCTATTACTCGGCCGACTTGTCAGAAAAGATCCCCCAGCTGCATAAGGGCATCAACAGTCATTTTGGGTCCATCAAGAACGCGATGGGCGGCGTGGAAAATTTGGTGAACACCGAACACCGCGCCAAACGCCGCACGTTTTGGATCCTTACGCTGGTTGCCTTTTCGATGATCTTGACGCTTGCCTGGATGTTCTGGACTTCGATCGTCGTCCCGTTCCGGACGCTAATCAAAGGCTCTGAATTGATTGCCAATGGGCATCATAAACACCAAATTTTGTTGGGAACCAACGACGAATTGGGTTTGATGGCCGAAACGATTAACCAGATCACCAACGGATTCAACGAGGCCGTCGCCAATGCCACCAACGCACGGATACGTGCCGAACAAGAGGTCCGTGAACGCACCCGTGAAGTGATCCAGAATGAACAACTTGCCAGCGTCGGCTTCCTCGCCGCCGGCGTGGCCCATGAGATCAACAATCCGCTTGGGGCCATCGCGTGGAGCGCCGAAGCCCTCGAAGAAACCCTCGAGGAACTCACCGACGACGAACGCGACCGGATCGGCGATTCTCTGTTGGACGAACTACGGACCAACCTGGGACTGATCCAATCAGAAGCGTTCCGGTGCAAAGGAATCACCGAACGACTGCTAAGCTTTGCGCGTTTAAGCAACACGAGTCGCGAAGTTGAGGACTTGTGCGATTTGGTTCAACGGGTCATTTCGATGGTAGCCAAAGTCGGCAAGTACCGCTGCAAGACAATCGAAGTCCACGCGTCACGAAAAATTCGAGCGTATTGCAATGCACAAGAAATCCAGCAAGTCGTCTTGAACTTAGTCAGCAATGCGCTCGAATCGGTGGACACCGACGGACGAGTCGATGTCTATGTGCGAGACGAGTACGACCGATTTCACAGCCAATATCACGCCGTCGTCTCCGTCGAGGACGATGGCTGTGGCATGACGCAAGACGTCATGGATCATCTGTTCGAACCGTTCTTTACCCGTCGCCGCGACAATTCTGGAACCGGTTTGGGGCTGAGTATCAGCGCTCGAATTGTTTCACTGCACCACGGCTCACTGACCGCGCATAGCGACGGCGAAGGTTGCGGTTCGAAAATGGTCTTACGGTTGCCGATCGAAGCGCCTAAAGAGATACCTGCGCCTGCGAGCAACACGCTGGCGATTGCCCCACCCTCAGAATCAGACTCGGAAACAACACGCGAAGATGTCGAAAAAGTCGCCCGAATGTGA
- a CDS encoding sulfatase family protein codes for MSRYALQLATLCVVLLPLPIPFVCEDTGQAFAGSPRAESTTASPESRPNILIVYTDDQAAWAVGNAVKQGQFDDVPAAVTPHMDRLAREGVVFENFFCTTPVCSPARATWMTGRYASEFGIHDFIPMPGHKLFDPQQQVFLDPDQSQTFAELLRQQGYRTGLVGKWHLGDWTLPGHERFHPTNHGFDYFMGLTGGGTSPKDPELEENGEVRKLKGLTTDLLAERALKFIDRNQDRRFLLCVHTRAPHGAWLPVAPEDWQPYESLDPTIPNPSYPDLNVGKMKRQMREYLASTSGVDRNLGKLLDRLDQLRLTDKTVVIFSSDHGYTMGHNGIWHKGNGIWATKKTPRGTHQGTRVISSKYRPNLYDHSLRTPAIVRWPGVAKADHVVRDTATSLDLWPTIAEIAGVEMGRVTGNRGEQDNRQPVAASELPGRSLVPLLRGERPVGWRQDFFAEYKMINYAEADLVACRTPHYKLIRDRQNEGRDEFYDLRNDPGETNNLIADSSPPILEAIRRLDEKLTRWMASMK; via the coding sequence TTGTCCCGTTATGCTTTGCAGCTCGCCACATTGTGTGTGGTACTTTTACCGCTACCAATTCCATTTGTCTGTGAGGACACTGGACAAGCGTTTGCGGGATCGCCCCGGGCGGAGTCCACAACGGCGAGTCCAGAATCGCGACCGAACATTCTGATTGTTTATACCGATGACCAAGCCGCTTGGGCGGTGGGTAATGCGGTCAAGCAAGGTCAATTCGATGACGTCCCAGCGGCGGTCACGCCCCACATGGACCGACTGGCGCGTGAAGGCGTTGTGTTCGAGAACTTTTTTTGCACCACACCAGTCTGTAGTCCCGCCCGGGCGACGTGGATGACAGGACGCTACGCCAGCGAATTTGGGATTCATGATTTTATCCCGATGCCCGGACACAAGCTTTTCGACCCTCAGCAGCAAGTGTTTCTTGATCCAGATCAAAGTCAGACGTTTGCCGAGCTACTGCGGCAGCAGGGGTACCGTACCGGTCTCGTCGGCAAGTGGCACCTTGGCGACTGGACACTTCCCGGTCACGAGCGGTTTCATCCTACCAATCATGGCTTTGACTATTTCATGGGGCTGACCGGCGGAGGGACTTCGCCGAAGGATCCGGAGCTAGAAGAAAACGGGGAGGTACGAAAGTTGAAAGGACTGACCACCGACTTGTTGGCCGAACGCGCATTGAAGTTCATTGATCGCAACCAAGACCGGCGGTTTCTGCTATGCGTTCATACACGTGCCCCTCACGGAGCGTGGTTGCCGGTGGCGCCAGAAGATTGGCAGCCCTATGAATCGTTGGATCCAACGATTCCAAATCCAAGCTATCCCGATTTGAACGTCGGAAAGATGAAACGCCAAATGCGTGAGTACTTGGCAAGCACCAGCGGAGTCGATCGCAACCTTGGAAAGCTGCTTGATCGTTTGGATCAATTGAGATTGACCGACAAGACGGTCGTGATCTTCAGTTCCGATCATGGCTACACGATGGGCCACAACGGGATCTGGCACAAAGGCAACGGAATTTGGGCGACAAAGAAAACGCCGCGAGGAACGCACCAAGGTACGCGGGTGATCTCAAGCAAGTACCGACCCAATCTCTACGATCACTCGCTTCGGACCCCCGCGATTGTTCGTTGGCCTGGCGTAGCCAAAGCTGATCACGTTGTACGCGACACCGCGACAAGTCTCGATCTCTGGCCGACGATTGCGGAGATCGCCGGTGTCGAAATGGGCCGTGTCACCGGGAACCGTGGCGAGCAAGACAATCGTCAGCCAGTGGCCGCAAGCGAACTGCCCGGTCGAAGCCTCGTACCGCTTTTACGCGGTGAACGGCCTGTAGGTTGGCGGCAGGATTTTTTTGCCGAGTACAAAATGATTAACTACGCCGAAGCGGACCTCGTTGCCTGTCGAACGCCGCACTACAAATTAATTCGAGATCGCCAAAACGAGGGTCGTGATGAGTTCTATGACTTACGCAATGATCCCGGCGAAACGAACAACTTGATCGCTGATTCCAGTCCCCCGATTCTTGAAGCGATCCGACGGCTCGACGAAAAACTAACTCGTTGGATGGCATCGATGAAGTGA
- a CDS encoding gamma-glutamylcyclotransferase family protein — translation MRHLVLERFRSLPASIDLNVSQSVRGLVDPEMSSVKKESIEFLVVYGSLMCPSQLAELSIDSFLSEAVVVDGFRRSFHQEPSWRRVDDDLEKAGHRGVLRVDRSQVGDRFNAIMVPIADPHAWQVLDHRERGYDRVEVQPAQVSLFEHSAAQGGTTDAPARGAVWIYVGKPSKFNPQLRPNPSYAEICRRAASAWGERFLDRFLATTFVGGQALSGIDLPD, via the coding sequence ATGCGTCATTTGGTGCTTGAACGTTTTCGATCGTTGCCAGCGTCGATCGATCTCAATGTGTCTCAGTCGGTGCGTGGCTTGGTCGATCCAGAGATGTCATCGGTGAAAAAAGAATCGATCGAGTTTCTTGTTGTTTACGGCAGCCTGATGTGTCCGTCACAGCTGGCCGAATTGTCGATTGACTCGTTTTTGTCTGAAGCGGTTGTCGTCGATGGCTTCCGCCGTAGCTTTCACCAAGAGCCCTCTTGGCGGCGTGTTGACGACGATCTGGAGAAGGCTGGGCACCGCGGTGTGCTGCGGGTCGATCGGTCGCAGGTGGGGGATCGGTTCAACGCGATCATGGTGCCCATTGCCGATCCGCATGCATGGCAAGTCCTCGATCATCGAGAACGTGGGTACGATCGAGTGGAAGTCCAACCTGCGCAGGTGTCTCTTTTTGAGCATTCGGCAGCCCAAGGAGGTACGACAGACGCTCCGGCGAGGGGCGCGGTTTGGATATACGTTGGCAAACCTTCCAAGTTCAATCCGCAGCTTCGCCCAAATCCGAGCTATGCCGAGATCTGCCGTCGAGCCGCATCGGCCTGGGGGGAGAGGTTTTTAGACCGTTTTCTCGCGACAACCTTTGTCGGGGGGCAAGCTCTATCCGGCATCGACTTGCCCGATTGA
- a CDS encoding AAA family ATPase, with protein MSVDTAGNSAENEGNGQGELSAADASRLNEAKQQISEQLSKVIVGQQEVIDEIMIGLFSRGHVLLEGVPGLAKTLMISTLAQTMDLAFSRIQFTPDLMPADVTGTEIIEEDRNSGHRAFRFMEGPLFANIVLADEINRTPPKTQASLLEAMQERQVTVGRTRHPLPTPFFVLATQNPIEQEGTYPLPEAQQDRFMFKVYVKYPTFDEEFEVARRTTGTDSGTVKAVLNADEIIRLQNLVRKVPVSDHVVRFALSIVRQTRVGDDGVPDFVDELVGWGAGPRAVQFLILGGKARALLQGRFHVSIEDIQQLAKPVLRHRMVVNFAAESDGVTSDDVIDRIVAATPTTEDELSRDARFQRIFAS; from the coding sequence ATGTCGGTCGATACAGCCGGTAACTCGGCAGAAAATGAAGGAAACGGGCAGGGCGAACTTTCGGCCGCGGACGCATCACGGCTGAACGAGGCGAAGCAGCAGATCAGCGAGCAACTGTCTAAGGTGATCGTCGGCCAACAGGAAGTGATCGACGAGATCATGATCGGTTTGTTTAGCCGCGGCCACGTGCTACTCGAAGGCGTGCCCGGTTTGGCGAAAACGCTGATGATCAGCACGCTTGCTCAAACGATGGACCTGGCGTTCTCGCGAATACAATTCACGCCGGATTTGATGCCTGCCGACGTCACCGGAACGGAAATCATCGAAGAGGACCGCAACTCGGGGCACCGTGCCTTTCGGTTCATGGAAGGCCCTTTATTTGCCAACATCGTACTGGCGGACGAAATCAACCGGACGCCACCGAAGACGCAAGCGTCGCTTCTTGAGGCGATGCAAGAACGGCAGGTGACCGTGGGGCGAACCAGGCACCCGTTGCCGACTCCGTTTTTCGTGCTTGCGACACAAAACCCGATCGAACAGGAAGGGACCTATCCACTGCCGGAAGCGCAGCAAGACCGGTTCATGTTCAAAGTTTATGTCAAGTATCCGACGTTCGATGAAGAGTTCGAAGTTGCCCGGCGGACCACCGGGACAGACAGTGGTACCGTCAAAGCAGTCTTGAACGCAGACGAAATCATTCGTTTGCAAAACTTGGTTCGCAAGGTCCCCGTCAGCGATCACGTTGTGCGATTTGCGCTTTCGATTGTTCGACAAACGCGTGTCGGCGATGACGGCGTCCCCGACTTTGTCGACGAACTCGTCGGTTGGGGGGCTGGACCCCGCGCGGTTCAGTTCTTGATCCTCGGCGGCAAAGCACGAGCGCTATTGCAAGGCCGTTTTCACGTATCGATCGAAGACATTCAGCAACTGGCCAAGCCGGTTCTTCGTCACCGTATGGTCGTCAACTTCGCCGCCGAAAGCGATGGTGTGACCAGCGACGATGTGATCGACCGAATCGTTGCCGCGACCCCAACGACCGAAGACGAGCTATCACGAGATGCCCGATTCCAAAGAATTTTTGCGTCCTGA
- a CDS encoding DUF58 domain-containing protein: protein MRPEVTQRIRRMELTARRVVEGFLSGMHRSPYFGQSIEFLQHRQYHPGDELRHIDWKVYARQDRLHIKQYEEETNLRLTLLVDRSASMAYGDGQSNKFDYSASIAASLAYLSLRQKDACGLITFDTEMRESIPAKSNQQQLARILSLLDQVGADGRTDLVRVAKQVGQAIPRRGLVVIVSDLLGIDSLVEGLRVLRSRGHDVALFHVLHDDEIEFPFNGATRFEGLESDDMLNCNPRALREGYMAALEEFLNNTRRACGRLSIDYIQVRTSEPLDALLATFLSHRLSLPKLRR from the coding sequence TTGCGTCCTGAAGTAACGCAACGCATCCGGCGCATGGAACTGACGGCCCGACGCGTGGTCGAAGGCTTTTTGTCCGGCATGCACCGCAGTCCGTACTTCGGGCAATCGATCGAATTTCTGCAGCATCGTCAGTACCATCCCGGCGATGAGTTGCGGCATATCGACTGGAAGGTGTACGCGCGACAGGATCGGTTGCACATCAAGCAATACGAAGAAGAAACCAATCTTCGGTTGACGCTGTTGGTCGATCGCAGTGCCAGCATGGCCTACGGCGATGGGCAATCCAACAAGTTCGATTACTCGGCGTCGATTGCCGCGTCGCTCGCGTATTTGTCACTTCGTCAAAAAGACGCGTGCGGATTGATCACGTTTGACACCGAGATGCGGGAGTCGATCCCGGCAAAGAGCAATCAACAGCAATTGGCAAGGATTTTATCGCTGCTCGATCAAGTCGGTGCCGACGGCCGGACAGATTTAGTTCGTGTCGCAAAACAGGTCGGCCAAGCCATCCCACGACGTGGCCTGGTCGTGATTGTGTCAGATTTGCTGGGGATCGATTCGTTAGTCGAAGGCCTGCGAGTGCTGCGGTCACGCGGGCACGACGTTGCACTGTTTCATGTCCTGCATGATGACGAAATCGAGTTTCCTTTTAATGGGGCGACGCGTTTCGAAGGACTCGAAAGCGATGACATGCTCAACTGCAACCCGCGAGCCCTTCGCGAAGGCTACATGGCGGCGCTCGAAGAGTTTTTAAATAACACTCGTCGAGCCTGCGGACGGTTGTCGATCGATTACATCCAAGTTCGCACCAGTGAACCGCTCGACGCGTTGTTAGCGACTTTTCTGTCGCATCGTCTTTCGCTTCCCAAGTTGCGTCGGTAA